In the genome of Candidatus Eremiobacteraceae bacterium, one region contains:
- a CDS encoding glycosyltransferase family 1 protein yields the protein MPGRLRVGVDAANLPRDHRGMGRYVRSVLHEFATRLSDRVQLTLLVPDPLPGLVARRYLEDLPGDATVARRSAAGKRRLDVLWYPWNGMTWRAPAPSVVTVHDVWPFVAPSGDARVRAREQAHYLAAAEGAALIIAISEFTRREIIRLLGVSAERIQVIHQGVAPPLAVSAPARIEGSARYVLFVGEVEPRKDVGTLIEAMRRLPEDLRSDTALVIVGRARGLSASDAEGVRIRLAGEIADDAQLGALYAGAAAFAFPSRYEGFGLPLLEAMSYGAPVVASDAASIPEVGGEAALYFPCGDAQALADALTRVLRDPAFARTMSAAGVARAASFGEEVRARKTLAALESVARTP from the coding sequence GTGCCTGGGCGGCTGCGCGTCGGCGTCGACGCGGCGAACCTGCCGCGCGATCACCGCGGCATGGGCCGTTACGTGCGCAGCGTCTTGCACGAATTCGCGACGCGGCTTTCCGACCGGGTCCAGCTCACGCTGCTGGTGCCGGATCCGCTGCCGGGGCTTGTGGCGCGCCGCTATCTGGAAGATCTTCCGGGCGACGCGACCGTCGCACGGCGTAGTGCTGCTGGCAAACGTCGCCTGGACGTGCTCTGGTATCCGTGGAACGGCATGACATGGCGCGCGCCGGCGCCTTCGGTCGTCACCGTGCACGATGTCTGGCCGTTCGTAGCGCCGTCCGGCGACGCGCGCGTGCGCGCGCGCGAGCAGGCGCACTATCTCGCGGCGGCAGAGGGTGCCGCGCTCATCATCGCGATCTCCGAATTCACCAGACGCGAGATCATCCGGCTGCTGGGTGTGAGCGCCGAACGCATCCAAGTGATCCACCAAGGCGTCGCCCCGCCGCTTGCGGTGAGCGCGCCGGCACGAATCGAGGGCAGCGCGCGCTACGTGTTGTTCGTCGGTGAAGTCGAACCGCGCAAGGACGTGGGCACCCTGATCGAAGCGATGCGCCGGTTGCCCGAGGATCTGCGCTCCGACACCGCGCTTGTCATCGTGGGGCGCGCGCGCGGCCTGTCGGCGAGCGATGCCGAGGGCGTGCGCATCCGGCTCGCGGGCGAGATCGCGGACGACGCGCAGCTCGGGGCCTTATACGCCGGCGCTGCCGCGTTCGCGTTCCCGTCCCGATACGAAGGCTTCGGTCTGCCGCTGCTCGAGGCGATGAGCTATGGAGCGCCGGTGGTCGCCTCCGATGCGGCCAGCATTCCGGAAGTCGGCGGCGAGGCGGCTTTGTATTTCCCATGCGGCGATGCGCAGGCATTGGCGGATGCGCTGACGCGCGTGTTGCGCGATCCGGCTTTCGCGCGCACGATGTCAGCGGCAGGTGTCGCCCGTGCTGCCAGTTTCGGGGAAGAGGTGCGCGCCCGCAAGACGCTCGCGGCCCTCGAATCGGTGGCGCGCACGCCGTGA
- a CDS encoding AAA family ATPase — MILAEVHVDGFGCLVKQRFRFGDGLTIIAGPNESGKTTLTECIVRLLFGYPEHQYTAALDERKPWHAPVYAASLVYRLDDGRLLETRRDFSQSNVPTETFEKDVMRRVPELSGTRKTSPGFELLHLSMEAFEAAAVMRAGEFAAKQDDKAYKTLAERIAELVGAAGEAGAQDATDRLDAFLKELGSERASKRLVTLAHAKTESARAALEAYRRDADRLRENVERRTQILAQQAELSAQAQQLETRMHGARLRAVRARIAAAQAASTQLEQASSGRAPLDPSPEVLARATSIDSAIDAWTAARTEESDASSSSNTKEEQRTEVLRQLAACDAKIKDAEAVVKARNEAIERLKPEAARTTISDDVLERLEGLAELADIQEHAARTAETQSAINRQRPRAGAWPGVFVFAIAFIALVVGAFVHLPAVILSAVAGILVAGAMFAYFFVAERGRNAANAEIEERARQARSVADSASSNLAKECGALGLSDIRAVRRAVKVQGEIGRFSDALEAAQQTAAQNRELRDSLEARFNDFDRLDRQLVDARRRTEERASELQRLLDDARVPGGDLESRIATFRERRQGVEGALLAEKSISDARAALAGALGTDTLQDLRAQEARLAELAGPDTVADGSDAATLERELKELDATKPRLDGELGKIEGELARFDEQYRGGGAPLEEQLAQCEAEETRLVQAREAAALAREVIDTTKDRVHKNFAPHLNALAGPALAEITHGRYADVMIDPRDFSLRVRPADGSATMPSDVLSSGTQEQLHLSLRAATAQALGAQGSGERVPLLLDDALAHADERRLGAAVRHLAAIARRQQVLLFTQRDAVLEAARRLDGVTIVHLSGPAAAPK; from the coding sequence GTGATCCTGGCAGAGGTGCACGTCGACGGTTTCGGGTGTCTGGTCAAGCAGCGCTTCCGCTTCGGCGACGGCCTGACCATCATCGCGGGTCCGAACGAGTCGGGCAAGACGACGCTCACCGAATGCATCGTGCGCTTGCTGTTCGGCTATCCGGAGCATCAGTACACCGCCGCGCTCGACGAGCGCAAGCCGTGGCACGCACCCGTCTACGCCGCGTCGCTCGTGTACCGGCTCGACGATGGCCGGCTGCTCGAGACGCGCCGGGACTTCAGCCAGTCCAATGTGCCGACCGAGACGTTCGAGAAAGATGTGATGCGCCGCGTGCCGGAGCTGAGCGGCACGCGCAAGACCTCGCCCGGCTTCGAGCTGCTCCACCTCTCCATGGAGGCGTTCGAGGCGGCGGCCGTGATGCGCGCGGGTGAGTTCGCTGCCAAGCAGGACGACAAGGCGTACAAGACGCTCGCCGAGCGGATCGCCGAGCTCGTCGGGGCAGCGGGGGAAGCCGGTGCGCAAGACGCCACCGACCGGCTCGACGCGTTCCTCAAAGAACTCGGCAGCGAGCGCGCCTCGAAACGGCTCGTGACGCTCGCGCATGCGAAAACCGAATCGGCGCGCGCGGCGCTCGAAGCGTATCGGCGCGATGCGGACCGTTTGCGCGAAAACGTCGAACGCCGCACGCAGATCCTCGCGCAGCAAGCGGAGTTGTCCGCCCAAGCCCAACAGCTCGAAACGCGAATGCACGGCGCACGGTTGCGCGCCGTGCGCGCGCGCATCGCCGCGGCGCAAGCGGCCTCCACACAGCTCGAGCAAGCATCGAGCGGCCGCGCGCCGCTTGACCCGTCTCCGGAGGTGCTTGCGCGCGCCACGAGCATCGACTCCGCCATCGACGCCTGGACAGCGGCGCGCACCGAGGAGAGCGACGCGTCGAGCAGTTCGAATACTAAAGAAGAGCAGCGCACCGAGGTGCTGCGCCAGCTCGCCGCGTGCGACGCGAAGATCAAAGACGCCGAGGCCGTCGTCAAGGCCCGTAACGAAGCGATCGAACGCCTCAAACCAGAGGCCGCGCGCACGACCATCTCCGACGATGTGCTGGAGCGGCTCGAGGGGTTGGCCGAATTGGCGGACATCCAAGAGCACGCGGCGCGCACCGCCGAGACCCAGAGCGCCATCAACCGCCAGCGGCCGCGCGCCGGCGCGTGGCCCGGCGTCTTCGTGTTCGCCATCGCGTTCATCGCCCTGGTCGTCGGCGCGTTCGTCCACTTGCCGGCGGTCATCCTCAGCGCCGTCGCCGGCATCTTGGTCGCCGGCGCTATGTTCGCGTACTTCTTCGTCGCCGAGCGCGGGCGCAATGCGGCCAACGCCGAGATCGAGGAGCGCGCGCGCCAGGCCCGCAGCGTCGCCGATAGCGCCTCGTCGAACCTGGCCAAGGAGTGCGGCGCCCTCGGGCTGTCGGACATCCGGGCGGTGCGGCGCGCGGTGAAGGTGCAGGGCGAGATTGGGCGCTTTTCCGACGCGCTCGAAGCCGCCCAACAGACCGCTGCGCAGAATCGCGAGCTGCGCGACTCGCTCGAAGCGCGCTTCAACGACTTCGACCGGCTCGACCGCCAATTGGTCGACGCGCGGCGGCGAACTGAAGAGCGAGCCTCCGAGCTGCAGCGCCTGCTCGACGACGCGCGCGTGCCGGGCGGCGATCTCGAATCCCGCATCGCCACGTTCCGCGAACGGCGCCAAGGGGTCGAGGGAGCGCTGCTGGCGGAAAAATCTATCAGCGACGCGCGGGCCGCACTGGCCGGCGCGCTCGGCACCGACACGCTCCAAGATCTGCGCGCGCAAGAGGCTCGCCTTGCCGAGCTCGCGGGCCCCGACACGGTTGCGGATGGATCGGACGCTGCCACGCTCGAGCGCGAGCTCAAAGAGCTCGATGCGACCAAGCCGCGTCTGGACGGCGAGCTTGGCAAGATCGAGGGCGAACTCGCGCGCTTTGACGAGCAGTATCGCGGCGGCGGAGCGCCCCTCGAGGAGCAACTGGCGCAGTGCGAGGCCGAAGAGACGCGGTTGGTCCAAGCACGCGAGGCGGCGGCGCTGGCCCGCGAGGTGATCGACACGACCAAAGACCGCGTCCACAAGAACTTCGCGCCCCACCTCAACGCGCTCGCCGGTCCGGCGCTGGCCGAGATCACGCACGGGCGCTACGCCGACGTCATGATCGACCCCCGCGACTTCTCGCTGCGCGTGCGCCCGGCAGACGGTTCGGCGACGATGCCGAGCGATGTGCTCTCCAGCGGCACGCAGGAGCAGCTGCACCTTTCGCTGCGCGCCGCCACCGCGCAGGCGCTCGGCGCGCAAGGATCCGGCGAACGCGTGCCGTTGCTGCTCGACGACGCGCTCGCCCACGCGGACGAGCGGCGGCTCGGCGCTGCGGTCCGTCATCTCGCGGCCATCGCGCGCCGCCAGCAGGTGTTGCTGTTCACGCAACGCGATGCGGTGCTCGAGGCGGCCCGCCGCCTCGATGGCGTGACGATCGTGCACTTGAGCGGGCCGGCGGCCGCTCCCAAGTAG
- a CDS encoding rhomboid family intramembrane serine protease gives MRRAQGGSEVSLLKAPVTLTIIIVNVIVFVADLLTNHALLAAGALYPPAVQAGEWWRLITSGFLHYGFAHIGSNMLALAIAGPLVEYCYGGARYFAIYMIALLGGSFLAFYTTLGTNAATAGASGAIMGVFGAMVVLAFKLPRIREALLRTAVFPIILTIGYGFVNPGVSMAGHIGGLLAGSLAAFALDPVRGRELAPAQDVPPSA, from the coding sequence GTGCGCCGCGCTCAAGGCGGCAGCGAAGTGAGCCTGCTCAAGGCGCCGGTCACCCTGACGATCATCATCGTCAACGTCATCGTCTTCGTGGCCGACCTGCTGACAAACCATGCGCTGCTCGCCGCGGGCGCGCTGTATCCGCCGGCCGTCCAGGCCGGCGAATGGTGGCGCTTGATCACGAGCGGTTTTCTGCACTACGGCTTCGCTCACATCGGCTCTAATATGCTCGCGCTCGCTATCGCCGGTCCGCTGGTCGAATATTGTTATGGCGGCGCGCGCTACTTCGCGATCTACATGATCGCGCTGCTCGGCGGCAGCTTCCTGGCGTTCTATACGACGCTCGGGACGAACGCGGCGACGGCAGGCGCCTCGGGAGCGATCATGGGCGTGTTCGGCGCGATGGTCGTGCTGGCGTTCAAACTGCCGCGCATCCGCGAGGCGCTGCTGCGCACAGCCGTGTTCCCGATCATCCTGACGATCGGCTACGGTTTCGTCAACCCGGGCGTCTCGATGGCCGGACACATCGGCGGTCTGCTTGCTGGTTCGCTTGCGGCGTTTGCGCTCGATCCGGTGCGCGGCCGCGAACTCGCGCCGGCCCAAGACGTGCCGCCTAGCGCGTAG
- a CDS encoding glycosyltransferase yields the protein MRVAFVHDYLTQLGGAERVLEQMHALYPEAPIYTSLYDAAAMGPSFAGLDVRTSWLQKIPGAARRFRALLPLYPSAFEALDLRGYDLVISSTTSFAKGVRVPPGALHVSYVNTPTRFLWYPAEYAFEIVPPLARPALRAALPGLRRWDYSAAQRPYRIIANSRNVAARIRACYHRDSDVVPCPVDVERFAPSAQVDDYYLVVARLLPYKRVALAIEACNSLSAPLIVVGTGPDEARLRALAGPTVTFAGHVDDARRRELFAHARGVIVPGVEDYGLVALEAAASGRPVVAFAAGGSLETVVEGETGSFFREATPDALATALRAFVPERFSTARLAGHAAQFSPERFRARLRELIERYLSEYAA from the coding sequence GTGCGCGTCGCGTTCGTCCACGACTACCTCACGCAGCTCGGCGGCGCTGAGCGGGTGCTCGAGCAGATGCACGCGCTCTATCCGGAGGCGCCGATCTACACCTCCCTCTACGATGCCGCCGCCATGGGGCCGTCCTTTGCGGGCCTCGACGTGCGCACCAGCTGGCTGCAGAAGATCCCGGGCGCGGCGCGCCGTTTTCGCGCGCTGCTGCCGCTGTACCCGAGCGCCTTCGAGGCGCTCGATCTGCGCGGCTACGATCTGGTGATCTCCTCGACCACGTCGTTCGCCAAAGGCGTGCGCGTGCCGCCGGGCGCGCTTCACGTGTCGTACGTCAACACGCCGACGCGTTTTCTCTGGTACCCGGCCGAGTACGCCTTTGAAATCGTGCCGCCGCTGGCGCGGCCGGCGTTACGCGCTGCGTTGCCCGGCTTGCGCCGCTGGGATTACAGCGCCGCGCAGCGGCCGTACCGCATCATCGCCAACTCGCGCAACGTGGCCGCGCGCATCCGCGCCTGCTACCACCGCGACAGCGACGTCGTGCCGTGTCCGGTGGATGTCGAGCGCTTTGCGCCGTCGGCGCAGGTCGATGACTATTACCTCGTCGTGGCCAGGTTGCTGCCGTACAAGCGCGTGGCGCTGGCCATTGAAGCGTGCAACTCGTTGAGCGCGCCGCTGATCGTCGTCGGCACGGGGCCGGATGAAGCGCGCTTGCGCGCGCTGGCCGGGCCGACGGTCACCTTCGCCGGCCACGTGGACGACGCGCGCCGGCGCGAGCTGTTCGCGCACGCGCGCGGCGTGATCGTGCCGGGCGTCGAAGACTACGGTCTCGTCGCGTTGGAGGCCGCCGCATCGGGGCGCCCCGTCGTCGCGTTTGCCGCCGGAGGGTCGCTCGAAACCGTCGTTGAAGGCGAAACCGGTTCGTTCTTCCGCGAGGCGACGCCGGACGCATTAGCGACGGCGCTGCGCGCATTCGTGCCCGAGAGATTCTCTACGGCACGGCTCGCCGGCCACGCGGCGCAGTTCTCGCCCGAGCGTTTCCGGGCGCGGCTGCGCGAACTCATCGAGCGCTATCTGAGCGAGTACGCGGCGTGA
- a CDS encoding glycosyltransferase family 1 protein, protein MSTPLRLGVDARKLLDDRRGIGRYTRALLRSWTTRWRERVALTLLVPDLLPSLVASRLATELGVRLPVARTGARAYDVTWYPWNGMTWVARGVKVATVHDCWPFASPADDESIRRNEQRPFLTTAADADTIIADSAFGRSEIVRHLAYDPARIEVIPLGIDPGERHSVIDARDPYVLFVGQAEKRKDLGTLLSAMGALPESLRTRYRLIVAGKDQPGSFGPPPPGARVEFAGEVSDRRLGELYAGACAFVFPSRYEGFGLPILEAMAYRVPVVASDAASIPEVAGDAALYFPAGDAVALAAALQLVLEDAQLADRLRAAGRARAAALTWDRCADATLNLFERAAKMKADTTR, encoded by the coding sequence GTGAGCACGCCGCTGCGTCTCGGCGTCGACGCGCGCAAGCTGCTGGACGACCGGCGCGGCATCGGCCGCTACACTCGGGCGCTGCTGAGATCGTGGACGACGCGCTGGCGCGAGCGCGTGGCGCTGACGCTCTTGGTGCCCGATCTCTTGCCGTCGCTCGTGGCGTCGCGGCTCGCGACCGAGCTTGGCGTACGGCTGCCCGTCGCGCGGACCGGCGCTCGGGCGTACGACGTTACGTGGTATCCCTGGAACGGGATGACCTGGGTAGCGCGCGGGGTCAAGGTCGCCACCGTCCACGACTGCTGGCCGTTCGCTTCCCCGGCCGACGATGAGTCGATCCGGCGCAACGAACAGCGGCCTTTCTTGACGACCGCCGCCGACGCGGACACGATCATCGCCGACTCGGCGTTCGGCAGGTCAGAGATAGTCCGGCACCTCGCCTACGATCCGGCGCGCATCGAGGTGATTCCGCTCGGCATCGACCCAGGGGAACGGCACAGCGTGATCGACGCGCGCGACCCGTACGTCTTGTTCGTCGGGCAGGCCGAGAAACGCAAAGATCTCGGCACCCTGCTGAGCGCGATGGGAGCGCTGCCCGAAAGCCTGCGCACGCGCTACCGTCTTATCGTGGCAGGCAAAGACCAGCCGGGAAGCTTCGGCCCGCCGCCGCCAGGAGCACGCGTCGAGTTCGCGGGTGAGGTCAGCGATCGCCGGCTCGGAGAGCTATACGCCGGCGCGTGCGCGTTCGTCTTTCCGTCGCGCTACGAGGGCTTCGGGCTGCCGATCCTCGAGGCGATGGCGTACCGGGTCCCGGTCGTCGCGTCCGACGCCGCGAGCATACCCGAAGTGGCAGGCGACGCGGCGCTCTACTTCCCTGCAGGCGACGCCGTGGCGCTCGCGGCGGCGCTGCAGCTCGTCCTCGAAGACGCCCAGCTCGCCGACCGCTTGCGCGCGGCGGGAAGAGCACGAGCAGCTGCGCTGACGTGGGACCGCTGCGCAGATGCGACCCTGAACCTATTCGAACGTGCCGCGAAGATGAAGGCGGATACTACGCGCTAG
- a CDS encoding 3D domain-containing protein: MTRHPELRITAIATLIVICATTTSAAAVARHMLNDAHRTPTVLTSYTVSTTLSDQPLDDARAADSPSVVASADEFYNQTKFDDLHGTTAVMRPNVRIVTEYSTHHRLLTLDPDVRLTPNLKPGQRQVIRTGSPALEDLTERVVMWDDVAVHRQIIHARVLRPGTRGIVLQGAPLTWDQLAATTRFRKLVRVYEMEATAYTAWTATSNPTGRTATGMQATYGVVAVDPSVIRLGSHVFVPGYGLAIAADTGGAIVGNRIDLCMDSVSAALTFGRRPVKVYVLAE, from the coding sequence TTGACGCGCCATCCTGAACTTCGCATCACCGCCATCGCAACGCTCATCGTCATATGCGCCACGACCACTTCCGCAGCCGCGGTCGCGCGCCACATGCTCAACGATGCACACCGCACGCCAACCGTTCTCACGTCATACACCGTTTCCACCACGTTATCCGACCAGCCGCTCGACGATGCTCGCGCCGCCGATAGTCCGTCCGTCGTCGCCAGCGCGGACGAGTTCTATAACCAGACCAAATTCGACGACTTGCACGGCACGACGGCGGTCATGCGCCCGAACGTCCGTATCGTAACCGAATACAGCACGCACCACCGGCTGTTGACGCTCGACCCCGACGTGCGCCTGACCCCGAACCTCAAGCCTGGTCAGCGCCAAGTCATCCGCACCGGGAGCCCGGCGCTCGAGGACCTGACCGAGCGTGTCGTCATGTGGGACGACGTGGCCGTCCATCGTCAGATCATCCACGCCCGGGTGCTGCGCCCTGGCACGCGCGGGATCGTGCTGCAAGGCGCGCCGCTCACTTGGGATCAACTGGCCGCGACCACCCGGTTCCGCAAACTCGTCCGCGTGTACGAGATGGAAGCGACCGCGTACACCGCATGGACCGCGACGTCCAACCCCACCGGCCGCACGGCGACCGGCATGCAGGCCACCTATGGCGTGGTCGCCGTCGACCCGAGCGTCATCCGGCTGGGTTCGCACGTCTTCGTGCCAGGCTATGGCCTGGCGATCGCCGCCGACACCGGCGGAGCGATCGTCGGCAATCGCATCGACCTGTGCATGGACTCGGTGAGCGCTGCTCTGACCTTCGGCCGGCGCCCCGTCAAGGTCTACGTCCTAGCGGAATAG
- a CDS encoding metallophosphoesterase, producing the protein MPYRIIHIADVHLDMAFAGLDPSAGDARRRQLESAFERALALVREHKADALCIAGDLYEDGRATPDRGAYLTRVLGELAPARVFISPGNHDPNDSASLYRQMAIPANVTVFASRRFAPVQLAPGLTLWGAAHEFDLDRAPMVQGFVCEGPGTHLLLFHGSDRERLPPGKECIAPFVDADIVGARAVHAMVGHFHGMLQGPHYTYPGSPEPHSAAQDGRHTAALVTIENGRVDQRFIEINRTGYVSEDLDISELGDRAAVAAAVGKLVQRRVDRPGEVFCRVRLVGNAPPTLDFDAVDLQRELQADYPGVTVEDASAAVDPDDVANEGYTVRAEFVKEMKRRIEAAPAAERAVLERALRYGLLAFAGKRLSP; encoded by the coding sequence TTGCCCTACCGCATCATCCACATCGCCGACGTCCATCTCGATATGGCGTTTGCCGGTCTCGATCCATCCGCGGGCGACGCGCGGCGCAGGCAGTTAGAGTCGGCGTTCGAACGCGCACTCGCGCTGGTGCGCGAGCACAAAGCGGACGCGCTGTGCATCGCCGGCGATCTCTACGAGGACGGCCGGGCGACGCCCGATCGCGGCGCCTACCTGACGCGCGTCCTGGGCGAACTCGCGCCGGCGCGCGTGTTCATCAGCCCGGGCAATCACGATCCCAACGATTCCGCATCGCTGTATCGCCAGATGGCGATCCCCGCAAACGTCACCGTTTTCGCATCGCGCCGCTTCGCGCCCGTGCAGCTCGCGCCCGGACTGACGTTGTGGGGCGCGGCCCATGAGTTCGACCTCGATCGCGCTCCCATGGTACAGGGCTTCGTGTGCGAAGGGCCGGGCACGCATCTGTTGCTCTTCCATGGATCCGATCGCGAGCGCTTGCCTCCCGGCAAGGAATGCATCGCGCCATTCGTCGACGCCGACATCGTGGGCGCACGAGCGGTGCACGCGATGGTCGGCCACTTCCACGGCATGCTCCAAGGGCCGCACTACACCTATCCCGGCTCGCCCGAGCCGCATAGCGCCGCTCAGGACGGTCGCCACACCGCAGCGCTGGTGACGATCGAGAACGGCAGGGTGGATCAACGCTTCATCGAGATCAATCGCACGGGCTATGTGAGCGAAGATCTCGATATCTCGGAGCTCGGCGATCGCGCCGCCGTGGCGGCCGCCGTCGGCAAACTCGTGCAGCGGCGGGTGGACCGTCCGGGCGAGGTCTTCTGCCGCGTGCGGCTGGTGGGCAACGCGCCCCCGACGCTCGACTTCGACGCCGTCGATCTGCAGCGCGAACTGCAAGCGGACTACCCGGGCGTGACGGTGGAGGACGCGTCGGCAGCCGTCGATCCGGACGACGTCGCGAACGAGGGCTACACCGTGCGCGCCGAGTTCGTCAAGGAGATGAAGCGCCGCATCGAGGCCGCGCCGGCCGCCGAGCGTGCCGTGCTCGAACGCGCGTTGCGCTACGGCCTGCTCGCCTTCGCCGGCAAGAGGTTGAGCCCGTGA
- a CDS encoding CPBP family intramembrane glutamic endopeptidase, producing MDIASPQPVATLSAGPEPAFHKRWSGWTVVWIFVALAFLYIGVQIAATIVLLYVKFPDVMAAAAHGDRGPLMGLASPSGLARLLTPTGFLMIQLPTTVVMVGATLVLARGALGATLADLGFGKPITGNTVAWGLGAGLVLFVISLGLELAQDALFGPHPQQIALILAQHHGIASLILDLISAALLAPLWEETFFRGVFFTALVQRMPFWLAATLSGLAFGLAHGDLWNLVPLAALGFGLAFVYYRTGNIWANIMTHATINGLDLIIQALFPQLPT from the coding sequence ATGGACATCGCGAGCCCGCAACCGGTCGCAACGCTTTCCGCCGGCCCCGAGCCGGCTTTTCATAAGCGCTGGAGCGGTTGGACGGTGGTGTGGATCTTCGTCGCGCTCGCGTTCCTATATATCGGCGTCCAGATCGCCGCGACGATCGTGCTGTTGTACGTGAAGTTCCCCGACGTCATGGCCGCCGCGGCGCATGGCGACCGGGGCCCGCTCATGGGACTCGCGTCGCCGTCGGGCCTGGCACGACTGCTGACCCCGACGGGCTTCCTCATGATCCAACTGCCGACGACGGTCGTGATGGTCGGCGCTACGTTGGTACTCGCGCGCGGCGCGCTCGGCGCGACGCTCGCGGATCTCGGTTTCGGCAAACCCATCACGGGAAACACCGTGGCCTGGGGGCTCGGCGCCGGCCTCGTGCTGTTCGTCATCTCGTTGGGCCTGGAGCTGGCTCAGGACGCGCTCTTCGGACCGCACCCGCAGCAGATCGCGCTGATCCTCGCCCAACATCACGGCATCGCCTCGTTGATCCTGGACCTGATCTCTGCCGCGCTGCTCGCGCCGCTCTGGGAAGAGACGTTTTTTCGAGGCGTCTTCTTCACCGCGCTCGTGCAGCGCATGCCGTTCTGGCTTGCCGCGACGTTGAGCGGCCTGGCGTTCGGCTTGGCGCACGGCGATCTCTGGAATCTGGTGCCTCTGGCCGCCCTTGGGTTCGGCTTGGCGTTCGTCTACTATCGCACCGGGAACATCTGGGCGAACATCATGACGCACGCGACGATCAACGGGTTGGATCTGATCATCCAGGCGCTCTTCCCGCAGCTCCCCACATGA
- the rsmA gene encoding 16S rRNA (adenine(1518)-N(6)/adenine(1519)-N(6))-dimethyltransferase RsmA codes for MTADEYSSPKRVLEARGLRPRKRFGQNFLVDQRFAQRIAAALPSGAYVLEIGGGTGTLTAALAAQARELDVLEIDRGLVEVLRERFAGEAGRINVLGADALDVDIGALLARHEQPRAVCGNLPYSITTPLLERIIAAAPAWDCAVLMVQREYAKRMGARPGTPDYGSLTVFVSHYCEVEHLFDAGASGFYPAPAIASSVLRLRPKADAAERGAADELFLWTVRAAFAQRRKTLANSIASQTDTLARADVERAIAGAGLEPGIRGERLTHDDFVRLADALHAQGFRVPAR; via the coding sequence TTGACCGCGGATGAATATAGTTCTCCCAAACGCGTTCTCGAAGCGCGCGGCCTGCGGCCGCGCAAGCGCTTCGGGCAGAACTTCCTCGTCGACCAGCGCTTCGCGCAGCGTATCGCTGCCGCACTGCCTTCAGGCGCCTACGTTCTCGAGATCGGCGGCGGCACCGGCACGCTGACCGCAGCCTTGGCCGCCCAGGCGCGCGAGCTCGACGTGCTCGAGATCGATCGCGGGCTGGTCGAGGTGCTGCGCGAGCGCTTCGCCGGCGAGGCCGGTCGGATCAACGTCCTCGGCGCAGACGCGCTCGACGTCGACATCGGCGCGCTGCTCGCACGCCACGAGCAGCCCCGCGCGGTGTGCGGCAATCTCCCTTATTCGATCACGACGCCGCTGCTGGAACGCATCATCGCTGCCGCACCTGCATGGGATTGCGCGGTGCTCATGGTGCAACGCGAGTACGCCAAGCGCATGGGCGCGCGGCCGGGCACGCCCGATTACGGCAGTCTCACGGTGTTCGTCAGCCACTACTGTGAGGTCGAGCATCTTTTCGACGCAGGCGCTTCCGGTTTTTATCCGGCGCCGGCCATCGCGTCGTCCGTCCTGCGCCTGCGGCCCAAAGCTGACGCCGCCGAGCGCGGCGCCGCCGACGAGCTTTTCTTATGGACCGTGCGCGCGGCGTTCGCGCAGCGGCGCAAGACCCTGGCCAACAGCATCGCGAGCCAGACCGACACGCTCGCGCGCGCGGACGTCGAGCGCGCCATCGCCGGCGCGGGCTTGGAACCCGGGATCCGCGGCGAGCGCTTGACGCACGACGACTTCGTGCGTCTCGCCGATGCGCTGCACGCACAGGGCTTTCGCGTCCCCGCGCGGTAA